CCCGCCACGGCCCTGAGACAGGCACGAACGTCCCAGTGAGCGGGACGTCCCTCGCCGTGCGATTCTTCCCTCTGCGAACCAACACATACCTGATGAGCGCGACCCCTCCCGGTCCGAAGGGAATCCCAGTCTTCGGCGCCAGTCGGCAGTACGCCCGCAACCCGTTCCGGTTCCTGACGGCAGTGGCGGATTCCTATGGCGACGTGGTCCACTTCGACCTCGGCCCGCTGGACACCTACATGCTGACGAACCCGACCGACATCGAACGCGTCCTCGTGAGCGAGGCGTCGAAGTTCCGAAAGCCGCAGTTCCAAGACCGGGCAATCGGTGACTTGCTCGGCGACGGCCTCCTCATGAGTGAGGGCGCGACGTGGCAGAAGCAGCGCCAACTCGCCCAACCCGCGTTCGACATGCGCCGTATCTCGACGATGGCGGGGATGATGACCGACCGCACCGAGAGGATGCTCTCGGAGTGGCACGACGGCGACGTGGTCGACGTGCAACTGGAGATGACGCGACTGACCGTCGAGATAATCGTCGACGCGATGTTCGGCGCGGACCTCGACGACGAGCGTATCCGACTGATTCAGGAGAACCTCGAACCACTCGGGACACGGTTCGAACCCGACCCGATTCGCTTCCTCATGCCCGACTGGGCACCGACGAGAGAGAACCGCGAGTACCACCAGTCGCTGTCGAAGCTCGAAGACCTCATCTGGGATATCGTCGACGAGCGCCGCGGGACCGAGTACGGACCGACGCCGGCGTCGTCGGTGGCGAACAGCGACTCGGTCGAGGGAGAACCGATGGACCTCCTCTCGATTCTCCTCCGCGCCTACGACGAGGGCGAACAGACGGAGAAGAACCTCCGCGACGAACTGATGACGATGCTGCTCGCGGGCCACGACACGACAGCGTTGACGCTCACGTACGCGTGGTACTTGCTGTCTCAGCATCCCGAGGCCGAGGCGAAGCTCCACCGCGAGTTGGACGACGTGCTCGGCGGACGAACGCCCACGTTCAAAGACGTTCGGCAGTTAACGTACACAGAACGCGTCCTCAACGAGTCGATGCGGCTGTACCCGCCGGTGTACGTCATGTTCCGTGAACCCAAAGTCGACGTACGTCTCGGTGGCTACCGTATCCCCGAAGGGTCGGCGATTATGCTCCCACAGTGGGTCGTCCACCGCTCGGAACGCTGGTGGAACAACCCACTGGAGTTCGACCCCGACCGCTGGTCACCGGAGCGGACGAGAGACCGACCACGGTTCGCCTACTTCCCGTTCGGTGGCGGGCCCCGCCACTGCATCGGCAAACATCTCTCGCTGCTCGAAGGGCGACTCATCCTCGGGACAGTCGCACAACAGTACGAACTCGACTACATCCGAGACGAACCGTTCTCGCTTCGTGGGTCGCTGACGATGCACCCCCAAGAACCGATGGGGATGCGACTGCACGCCCGCGAAGACTGACTCCTTCTCAGGCGGGGAGCGAGATACTCGCTGCAGTCTCCCGGAAGTTCCCGTCGTAGAGGTCGACACGGGAGACGGTCCACTCGACTGGGTCGAACTGTTGGCTCGCAACCGCGCGAGCGTCCGAAACGTCGCCACCGCGAGCGAGTGTGACGTGCGGCACGTAGTCGTCGCCTTCGAGCGCATCGACCGCGCCGTACTCCTCGACGAGTCGCCAGTGGAGGTCTTCGAGCCCGGGACTCTCGACGACGAGGTAGACGACCGGTGCAGACCCCCGTGGCGGGTGTTCGAAAAAGTCGATACCCGTCACACGGGCCTCGAACGCCGGTGCACCGCGGAGTGTCTGCCGAAGGCGCTCGCGGAGTCGGGCGAAGTCGTCGGATTCGAAGCGCTTGCACACGAGCGTGTGCCGGTCACGGACCCGGTCGAACGAGGCCAGGTACGGGAACAAGTCGGACGCGAGGCGGGCGACCCGCCCCGGAACCGGGACGTTCAGACTGTACACGCCAGTGTCTCACGGGAGGGATACAAAGGCGTGTCGTCGTCGTCGCGGGCGCGATGTGACCCGACGAGCGTCTGTGTTAGATACGGTCGAGTAACCAGAGGACGATGAGCGCTGCGACGACGAGGCCCAAGAGCGGCTTGAGCGGGCCCAAGAGCATCGTGAAGAGTCCGAGAATCTCACCGACGATTTCGAGCACCAGCCAGATGAGGACGAGGACCAACACGAGTTTCAGGAGGTCCTCTACGTCGATACCGTCTCGATTCAGTTTCATACACGGCCGGTCGGGGAGTCTGCAGTAAATACTTGGTGGCCAGTGTGAGAGTCGGTAACTCGGTAGGGTCAGCACGTCTGGTTCGACTGCCGGGTAGGTTTATTCGTCTACAGTGTCACTCTCTTTCATGGACAGTGTATTTTACCAACTTGGGAGGCTCTCCAGTAACTCGTCGGGAGTCGAGTCGTCGGCCTCGGTCGGCGGGTCGTCCCGCATCCCACGTTGGCTTGGTCCCCTCGCACTCGCGGTTGCGCTGTTCGGCATCGCCGTCGTCGTCTTGCCCGTCACGCCACTGACGCTCGCCGGATACGTCGTCCTCGCACTCGCCATCGCGGCGGTGTACGACGCCGTCGAAATCGTTCAGGCGTACGAGAAGCGGACGCTCACCGTCTTCGGAGACTACAAAGGAATTCTCGACCCGGGAATCAACTTCGTCCCACCGTTCGTCTCGAAGACCTACCGCTTCGACATGCGGACGCAGACGCTCGACGTGCCGTCACAAGAGGCCATCACCGAGGACAACTCGCCGGTGACCGCCGACGCCGTCGTCTACATCCGGGTGATGGACCCCGAGCGCGCCTTCCTCGAAGTCGACAACTACCGACGGGCCGTCTCACTGTTAGCACAGACGACGCTCCGTGCCGCCCTCGGTGACATGGAACTCGACGAGACGTTGGCGCGACGCGACCACATCAACGCACGCATTCGCCGAGAACTCGACGAACCGACCGACGAGTGGGGCGTCCGCGTCGAATCCGTCGAAGTGCGTGAAGTGAAACCGTCTGCAGACGTCGAGAACGCGATGGAACAGCAGACTGCCGCCGAACGCCGCCGCCGCGCCATGATTCTCGAAGCGCAAGGTGAGCGGCGCTCGGCCGTCGAGAAAGCGGAGGGTGACAAGCAGTCGAACATCATCAGCGCACAGGGGAAGAAACAGGCCGCCATCCTCCGTGCACAGGGTGACGCCATCTCGACGGTGCTCCGGGCCCGCGCCGCGGAGTCGATGGGCGAACGCGCCATCATCGACAAAGGGTTCGAGACGCTGTCGAGTATCGGCACGTCACCGTCGACGACGTACGTCCTCCCGCAGGAACTCACGTCACTGCTCGGACGCTACGGGAAGGGCCTCTCCGGGTCCGACGTACAGAAAGCCGCCGGCCTCGGCAGTCAGGAGTTCGACGAAGACACCCGAGAACTCATCGGACTCGACGACATCGACGAAATCCTCAGCGAACTCGGGTCGATCCAGACCGACGACCTGTCTACCGACGGTGTCGACATCGAAATCGAAGACGGCGGCGTCGAGATGGAGTCGCAGAAGTAGTCGCACGTCGGTGCGGTTCGTTTTCTCGGTCGGTCCACAACGGTGAGTCGTCGGTAAAAACAGAGCCTTCGTCCGTTCGAAGAGACCTGAAGCAGCAAGACGCCAGACAGGGGAGACGTAGTCCGCTGCCTCGAACGACTGCCTCGAAGCTGGTGACACCCTAGTTTGGCTGTCAGTTCGCAGTCGAGGAAGTCGACTCCCCCAGCGGCCACATCTCTGAGACCACCAGTTTGTTCCCTGCTTTCAGAGTCTCTACAGGCGCTGTTTCCCGTCGCGCCCGAGACGACACGAACACGAGCGTGGTTCCCCACCACGTCTGCGGCGGTCCGCAGACATGTAATAATTGCTTGAATGACTATTAGGCGCGTACGAACGTTCTCAGGTGCCGAGAGTTCGTGATAACGATACGGTACGCATTGGCGTCGCTGACGGTCGGATATCGGTGTGAGAAGTTGGAGCGTGAAACGCGCCGTCGGCGTTCGTGGCTTAGTCGTCGTTGCTCGCCCGGACCGTCAAGACCGGAGCGGACGACTGCCTGACGACACGTTCGGTGACGCTCCCGATGAGGTAGTGGTCGAGGCCGGTTCGGCCGTGGGTCGCCATCACGACGACGTCGATGTCGGCGTCGTCGGTGTACTCGGCGATGACCGAATCCGGAACGCCTTCCTCGATGATGCGCTCGGTGGGCACGTCGTCGGGGAGTGCATCCACCGCGGCATCGACGGCGGCCTCGGCGCGTTCGCGTTCTGACTCTTTCCACACGTTGGGGGCGATACCAGCGGATGGCGACTCGAACCGGTTGCGCGAGTCGGCGACCGAGAGCACGTGAACCGTCGCGTCGTAGGTCTGTGCGAGCGTCGTGGCGTGGTCGATCGTTGCTTTTGTCGCGTCACTACCGTCGGTCGGGAGCAGGATGTGGTCGTACATGGGTGGTGTGGACGAAGTGTGCGGTGTGGTTGATGAGGACCTCGTGTGAGTGTGGTGTGGAACCTAAACGAGGTGTGGTTCGTCGGTTAGATGCCTGCAGCCATCAGGAACAGCGCGACAGAGATGACTGCGAAGAGGCCACCGACGAAGGTTTTGATGGTTTCAGTCTCCAGTGCGTTGGACACGTACGGCGCGATTTGGCCGCCGAGGACCGTCGCAGGGACGGTGAAGACGACCATATTCCACGGCGTCGACGCCAGACTCAGGGTGTGGCCGCCGACGAGGCCGCCACCGAAGACGTGCACGAGCGACGCGAGGATGGCGGTCAGCGCGACGACGATGTGGTTGGTACCGATTGCGACGCGGACGGGCACTTTCGTGCTGAGCATCGAGATGATACCGAGTTCGCCGACACCGAAGCCAGCGAGCCCCTGGAACGTGCCGCCGATGCTGTAGTTGGCGAAGCGACGGAGGTAGCCGCTACGGGTGTATTTGTAGTCGTCACCTTCGCGGTCGACGCGGGTGACGGTTCCGTCGTCGTCGGTGCGGACGCCCGCTGGACCGAGCTTACCGGGGTCGTTCGGAAGACTCGACGTGACGGTTCCGCCGTCGGTCGCTGCGGCGTGTTCGGAACTCGAGCTACCCGGCTCTTCGTGACCGAGGTCTGCCTTGAACAGCAGGTACGACGCGGCCAAGAGCGCGATGCCGAGGAGCGCGTGGAAGACGACCTCGGGGATGATGAACGAGAGCAGGGCACCCCCGACGACGAACGGAATCGACCCGGCGACGAGGCTGAGCGCCAACCGTCGGTCGACGAGACCGTACTGGATGAACGCCACGGCCGAACTAGACAGGCCGAACGCTTCGCTGATGAGTCCCACCTTCACGATGGTCGCAGGTTCGAGCGGGTGTGCGAACACCGGGAAGATGAAGATGAGGAACGGGACGAACAGTGCCGACCCGCTGATTCCGACCGTGTTCACAGTCGTTGCCCCGAGGACGAACACCGGGAACAACCACCAGTAGTTGAGCCAGTAGTCCATACCGACGTCAGTGGGCGTTGGAGCCACAGTGAAGACGGCGGCGATGAACAGCACGGGTGCGATGAACACGAGGATGTGTTGATACTTCAGGAACGACTTCTGGACGTGACTGAGAGACTGAGAGCTCATTGTTCTCGTTGTTGTCAGTGCGTAGTTGCAGTCGCGCTCACTCGGGTCGAGTGACGCGAGGAAAACAGATTGTATACCGAATCGCCAGCGGATTCGCACCGCGTGCAAGGTTCATCCACCACAGACGGTGTGACCGACCCACACACCGGCGTCGCCGGTTGCGAGTGGTCACCCGACGAGTCAAGCGACTGGGGCTCGAACGACGGGAACATCTAGGTGATACCCCCGTTCGGGTAGGCGTGGTGAACGTTGTGTCCTGCTTGCTCGTCCGCAGCGTCCGCAGAGTTGCGGGTCACGGTGAAACGGGCATAGCGAGGTCGGGCTAATAAGTCTTGATACCGACCTAGCTTTTGGGTACGGTCCTCACACCGACGCGCGTCGAAGAAGCGGCGACAAGTGTGGGAACCCCTAGTCTGTACTCAGTCGATAGACCCGAACACCCGTCGAACGAGGGCGCGTTCGTTCTCGTAGGTCAGAACGTCGAGGGCATCTTCGGGGGAAACCCACTCGCGCGCACCCACCTCGTCGTCGGGGTCGAACGGGTCTTCGTCGACGAGGTGCATGTGCCAGATGAAGACCCCTTTTGGGCCACTCTCCGTGTCGGCATCGGCGTCGACCACGTACTCGTAACGCCCGGCAAAGCGGCCGCATTCGACCGAGGAGCGAGTCTCCTCTGCGACTTCTCGAATCGCAGTCTCGACGAGTGTCTCACCCGATTTGACCTTCCCCTTCGGGAGCGACCAGTCGTCGTACCGCGGACGATAGACGAGACAGATGCGCCCGTCGTCGCGTCGGAGGAGGCCACCAGCGGCGAACGTGAGTTGGGTGGCAGTAGCCACGTCAGAACTCGTCTGGTGGGGTGAGACCGTCGTCGTCCTCGTCTGGGTACTCGGGTGCGACACCATCTTCGAGACCGTCGACGTCGAACTCACGGCGGAGTTTCTGAATACGGTCGCGGATGTCGGCGGCGAGTTCGAATTCGAGGTTGTCGGCGGCCTCCTGCATCCGGTCTTCGAGGAACGCGATTTGTTCGACTGCTTCGTCCGCGTCCGCAGGTTTGTCGCCCGAGACGCCGCGCGTGTTCGTCTTGCTCCCGGGGAGGTTCGTCTCGCCGACTTCCTTCTCGATGGTCTTCGGCGTGTAGCCGTGTTCTTCGTTGAACTCCTGTTGGATACGACGACGACGCTGCGTCTCGGAGATGGCGGCGTCCATCGCGTCGGTGACCTCGTCGGCGTAGAGGACGACTTCGCCGTTGACGTTGCGGGCGGCCCGGCCCATCGTCTGGACCAGCGTCGTCTCAGAGCGCAAGAAGCCCTGCTGGTCGGCGTCGAGGATGGCGACGAGCGACACTTCCGGGATGTCGAGGCCCTCACGGAGGAGGTTGATGCCGACGAGCACGTCGATGTCGCCGAGGCGGAGCGACCGGATGAGTTCGTGGCGTTCGAGCGTGTCGGTCTCGTCGTGCATGTAGGCCACGTCGACGCCCGCCTCTTCGAGGTACTCGGTGAGGTCTTCGGCCATCCGTTTCGTGAGCGTGGTCACGAGCACGCGTTCGTCGCGGTCGATTCGGGCGTCGATTCGGGCCATCAGGTCGTCGACCTGTCCCGTCGCCTCCGCGACTTCGACTTTCGGGTCCACGAGGTGGGTCGGTCGAACGATTTGCTCCACGATTTGCTCGGAGTGTTCGCGCTCGTAGTCGCTCGGTGTCGCGGAGACGAACAGCAACTTGCCCGTCTTCTCTTCGAACTCCTCGAACGTCAGCGGCCGGTTGTCGTAGGCCGTCGGGAGACGGAACCCGTTTTCGACCAGCGAATCTTTACGAGACTTGTCACCGGCGTACTGTCCCTTGATTTGTGGGAGCGTCACGTGCGATTCGTCCACGACGGTGAGGAAGTCGTCGGGGAAGTAGTCGAGGAGCGTGTAGGGGGCGTCACCCACTTCGCGGTCCGAGAGGTGGACCGAGTAGTTCTCGATGCCGGAGCAGTGGCCCGTCTCACGCATCATCTCGATGTCGAAAGTGGTCCGTTCTTCGATGCGCTGGGCGGCGACGAGGTCACCCTGTCGCTGGAAGTACTTCACCCGCTCTTCCATCAGTTCTTCAATCTCACCGATGGCCTGTTCCATCTGTTCTTCGGGGATGGAGTAGTGTTCCGCCGGGTGGATGAGGACGGCCGGTTCGGACGATTTAACCTCGCCTTCGAGCGGGTCGAGTTTCATCATCCGGTCGATTTCGTCGCCCCAGAACTCGATGCGGACGGCGTAGCGGCCGTACATCGGGAACACTTCGACGGTGTCGCCGCGGACGCGGAACGTCCCCTGATGGAAGTCCACGTCGTTGCGCTCGTAGTTCAGGTCGACGAGGCGGCCGAGTAGCTCGTCGCGGTCGAGTTCCTCGCCGACTTCGAGGCGGAGGGACATGTCGGTGTAGTTCTTCGGGTCACCGAGACCGTAGATGGCCGAGACGGAAGCCACGACGATGACGTCGTCACGGGTGAGGAGCGACCGGGTCGCAGAGTGGCGAAGTCGGTCGATTTCCTCGTTGATGGACATATCCTTGTCGATGTAGGTGTCGGTCTGTTCGATGTACGCCTCGGGTTGGTAGTAGTCGTAGTACGAGACGAAGTACTCCACCGCGTTGTCGGGGAAGAGTCCCTTGAACTCCTCGTACAACTGGGCAGCGAGCGTCTTGTTGTGCGCGAGGACGAGCGTCGGTTTCTGAATCTCTTCGATGACCCACGAGACGGTGTTGGTTTTGCCGGAACCGGTGACACCGAGGAGCGTCTGAATATCCGCACCCTCACCGTACGCACGGGCCAACGCCTCGATGGCTTCGGGTTGGTCTCCCGCCGGTTCGAAGGGGGCGTCGACGCGGAATTCGCGTTCTGCCTCGGGTCTATCGGCAGACAGGGGACCGGACTCGCTCATTGCCAGTTGTTGGAAGTCGGCGTACTTGAGCGAGGCGGTGCTTGTCGGCGTGGGAATAGTTTTCCGACGAAACGACGTATGATACAGTATGACACGAGAAGAGCTCCAGAAGGCGAGTCAACTGCTCAAAGAGGCCGCCGAAAGTACCGATGGAGAAGTCCAGACCCGTCTCTACGACCAGTCCGACCAGTTAGCGAAACTCGCCGACCGCGAGCAGGGACCGGACCACGGGCGACTCGCCCGACACATGACCGTCCTCCACGACCTCGCCGACCAACTCGACGGTGATGCCGCCGAGAAAGTTCGAGAAGCCCGACAGCAGGTCCTCGAATACCGAAAGACCGTCCCCGGCGTCTGACGCCCGGCAGACAGACCCCTTCGTTTCCACTGGAACGTGAACGGTTGGCATGCATAGAGAGTGGTCGAGCAGACAGTGGTGAGAGACGATTCGAAGAAGAACGAATTACGCGAGTTTTGACCGCTGACCTATCCAAAATCCGAACAGCATAGCCAGAAATAGAATTGCTACTGGAATCCAGAATCCCAAATTAGTGAGCAACGCGAAAGAGAGCATTTCAGGTGCGAAGATGAACATCCAGAGGGGGATACCAATCACCAAGCTTGCGACAGCGACGAGAATAAATCTGGGATACGAATCCATCTACACCATAGTAATTTCTATGAGTTGATAATTTTCATCCCTGTCGCTCTCAGTTTCTCCCCCGTCCGCGACAGTAGCCAAATCGACGCGGCAAGCACACTGTCCCGCGAGCGAGGCCGAAGGCCGAGTCTCGCGGCCTTTTTTCCTCCAGGTTTTTGCTCCGAGCGGGTCGCCGGAGGCGACCCCCGAGGAGTAAAAAAGTGGGTCAGCAGACGTTCTTCGGCTTGATTCCCATCCCCTCCAACGTCTCCACGTATTCGTCGTAGGCAGCCTCGACAACCGTGTCGGCAGCGGCTCGGGCGGCGTCTTCGTCGTCGACGAGTTCCTCCACGGCGTCTGCGAGGCCCTCGACCTGCTCCTGCAGGTCGGACTTGAGCGTCCGGAAGGTGTTGGCGGCCTTGGGGTCGGCGTCGCCGATGAAGAAACCGACCATCTGTTCGACGGCCTTGAGGGAAACGACCGCACGCGCGAGCGCGCCGCCGAGTCGCTCGTCTGTCGTGTCGAAGTCAGCGAGAACGCTGTAGATAGTGGGTGCGTCGCCTTCAGGGTCAGCGTTCACGGTTTCGGCGTGCTCACGGGCCGTGTCGGCGAGGTCCGAAAACAGGGTTGCGGCGTCGTCGTTCGGTTCGTCGTCGGCCCACGTGTCGAACAGGTCGACAGCGGCCGCTGCCTCTGCCGCGGCGGCGGCACGAACGGCGTCGCCGTTCATCTCGCCGCCAGTGACGGCGAACAGCGCCTTCGAAGACCCAAGTCGGGAGAGGGGTGTTTCGTGCGCATCGCGGAGGGAATCGAGGAAGTCGGACATGCGGGTACGTACGCCCGAATCGGGTTTGTACCCATCGGCGGCGGCGAGTTCCGGTGGGAGTCTACGACACGTATTCGACCATCCTCGATTGCAGGCCTGACAATCGGTTCACGTATTTAAAACATCACCGACCAGTCAGAATCTAAAACATTATATATTGTATTATCATGATGGTATTCTATAACATGACGAACGTTGTCAGAGCAGCCGCAGAGAACAGTTCGAAGCTCGTCGAGCGCTATCTGCCCGACGCGTTCCTCTTCGCCGTCATCCTCACCGGCGTCGCATTCGCGTTGGCGATGGTGTTCGTCGCCCCGGCCGACGGTGTCGGCATGGCCGGACACGCACAGAATCTGCTCCTCGATGGGTGGTACGGCGGGTTCTGGAACCTGCTGTCCTTCGGGATGCAGATGACGCTCATCCTGATGACCGGGTACGCGCTCGCGCAAACCCGGCACGTCGACGCACTGCTGACCAAACTGGCGCGGATTCCGAACTCCGAGAAGGGCGCCGCAGCGATGGTTCCCGTCGTCGCCGCCGCCGCGTCGTTCGTCCACTGGGGACTCGGTCTCGTCGTCGGGGCACTGTTCGCTCGGAAGATTGCCTCCGAGTTCCGCGCAATCGACTTCCCAATCGTCGTCGCAGGTGCGTACTCAGGGTTCGTCGTCTGGCACGGTGGCCTCGCAGGGTCGATTCCGCTCTTGTTGAACACCGAGGGGAACTTCCTCATCGAAGCGGGCGTGCTGAGTTCGACGTACGCGACCGGTGGAACCATCTTCACCGTCGCGAACCTCGTCCTCGTCGTCGCCGTCGGGTTCCTCTTCCTGCCCGCGCTCTTCGCGCTGATGTACCCGAAATCCGATGCGAAAAAGACGCCAATCGACCCCGAAGAGTTGGAGGCGTCGGCCGATGGGGGGACGACGAACGTCTCGCTTCCTGACGACGCGTCCATCGCGACCCGTATCGAACACTCTGGCCTCGTGGCGACTGGAATCGGTCTCGCCGGACTCCTCGCAGTGGCCCTCTACTTCGGTGAAGGCATCACCAACGGGACGATGCCGTGGAACAACCTCAACCTGAACATCGTCAACTTCGCGTTCCTCTTCCTCGGCCTGACGCTCCACGGGACGCCGAAGGCGTACGTCGAATCCATCGTCGAAGCAGTCGAGAACGTCTGGGGCATCATCCTCCAGTTCCCGTTCTACGCCGGTATCATGGGCATCATGGCCTACGCACCCGGCGAGTCGGTCAGCCTCGCGACGCAAATCGCACAGGGTATGGTCGCCGTCTCTCCGGACGGCGCACTCCCTGCGATCGCCTTCTTCACGGCCGGCCTCGTGAACTTCTTCGTTCCTTCCGGCGGTGGCGAGTGGGCCGTCATCGGTGAGACGCTGGTCAAAGCAGCGCAGGCGTCCGGCACCTCGATTCCGCGCGTTGCGATGGCCGCCGCGTGGGGTGACGCGTGGACGAACATGATTCAGCCCTTCTGGGCGATCCCGCTGCTCTCCATCAGCGGCCTCTCCGTCCGCGACATCATGGGCTACTGCGTGATGGTACTCCTCGGGGCGGGCGTGCTCGTCACTGTCGGTATCAGCGTCCTCCCGATGTAATCCGCAAAAAGAACCGTACTCGAAACGAACTCAGTTTCCTTTTTCGACCGGTGCGCCAACGAGGTTGCCCCACTCCGTCCACGACCCGTCGTAGTTGGTGACGTTGTCGTAGCCGAGCAGTTCGTGGAGCGCGAACCACGCGATGGACGAGCGCTCGCCGATGCGGCAGTAGGCGATGGTGGACTCGCCGCCTTCGATGCCTTCAGCGGCGTAGAGGTCACCGAGTTCCTCGGCGGACTTGAACGTCCCGTCGTCGTTGACCGTCGCGGCCCACGAGATGTTGCTCGCGCCGGGGACGTGGCCACCACGCTGGGCGGTCTCTTGGAGTCCCGGCGGTGCGAGAATCTCGCCAGAGAACTCTTCGGGCGAGCGAACGTCGACGAGCGGAAGGCCCTTGTCGACTGCTTTCTGGACGTCGTCGCGGTAGGCACGAATCTCTTCGTAAGGACCCTTCGCCGCGTAGTCTTGTTCCGGATAGGACGGAACCTCATCGGTGGTTGGATAGTCGTTGTCGACCCAGTAGTCGCGACCACCGTTCATGAGGCGAACGTCCTCGTGACCGTAGTACTTGAACTGCCAGTAGGTGTACGCAGCGAACCAGTTCGAGTTGTCACCGTAGAGGACGACCGTCGAGTCCTCGGAGATGCCGTGGGAACCGAGGAGGTCCTCGAAGTCTTCCTTCGTCAGGACGTCGCGCGTGGTCTGGTCCTGCAGTTGGGACTCCCAGTTGAAGCCGATGGCACCGGGGGCGTGACTGTCGTCGTACGCCTCCGTGTCGACGTCGACTTCGACGAGACGATACGCCGAGTCGTCGCTCTGGAACTCGTCGAGGTGGCTTTCCACCCAGTCCGCTGAGACGAGAACATCCTTCGCGTAATCGGAGTTGGACATTACACTACAGTGTACGCCAGCAAACGGCATAACTCTCACAGCGACGGCATGTACGGCCTCACCTCGGGTGATGCGGAAAATGTTGCCCAAATAGCACGCCGTTGGCACCCGATTATCGGCCACTATTCGACTCATTTGCCCGGTTTTGGGGCCTGTTTTGGCTGATGCGGTAATACCATCCGGTATTTCGGACACGTGGCGAGGGGTGCATCGAGCCACGAACCTAAATCCGCCCACTGAGTAGGTGTCGCTATGGTAGACGTGGTCTCTGCAGCGTGGCTGTCGGAGCGACTCGACGACGTTCACGTCGTCGACGTCCGCGATGGCTGGGAGTTCGACGGAATCGGTCACCTCCCGAACGCCGTGTCGATTCCGTTCGACGAGTTCCGAAGCGCCGAGGGTGACGTGGGGATGCTCCCCGGCCGCGACGTGTGGGCCGAGTTACTGTCGGCTGCCGGAATCTCGGCCGACGACGACATCGTCGCGTACGACGACACACACGGTGTCTTCGCGGCTAGATTCATCGTGACGGCACTGCTGTACGGCCACGACCCGGCGAAACTCCACCTCCTCGACGGCGACTTCAGCGCG
The genomic region above belongs to Haloferax marinisediminis and contains:
- a CDS encoding DUF7553 family protein, producing the protein MTREELQKASQLLKEAAESTDGEVQTRLYDQSDQLAKLADREQGPDHGRLARHMTVLHDLADQLDGDAAEKVREARQQVLEYRKTVPGV
- a CDS encoding transcription antitermination protein, which produces MSDFLDSLRDAHETPLSRLGSSKALFAVTGGEMNGDAVRAAAAAEAAAAVDLFDTWADDEPNDDAATLFSDLADTAREHAETVNADPEGDAPTIYSVLADFDTTDERLGGALARAVVSLKAVEQMVGFFIGDADPKAANTFRTLKSDLQEQVEGLADAVEELVDDEDAARAAADTVVEAAYDEYVETLEGMGIKPKNVC
- a CDS encoding short-chain fatty acid transporter, whose amino-acid sequence is MTNVVRAAAENSSKLVERYLPDAFLFAVILTGVAFALAMVFVAPADGVGMAGHAQNLLLDGWYGGFWNLLSFGMQMTLILMTGYALAQTRHVDALLTKLARIPNSEKGAAAMVPVVAAAASFVHWGLGLVVGALFARKIASEFRAIDFPIVVAGAYSGFVVWHGGLAGSIPLLLNTEGNFLIEAGVLSSTYATGGTIFTVANLVLVVAVGFLFLPALFALMYPKSDAKKTPIDPEELEASADGGTTNVSLPDDASIATRIEHSGLVATGIGLAGLLAVALYFGEGITNGTMPWNNLNLNIVNFAFLFLGLTLHGTPKAYVESIVEAVENVWGIILQFPFYAGIMGIMAYAPGESVSLATQIAQGMVAVSPDGALPAIAFFTAGLVNFFVPSGGGEWAVIGETLVKAAQASGTSIPRVAMAAAWGDAWTNMIQPFWAIPLLSISGLSVRDIMGYCVMVLLGAGVLVTVGISVLPM
- a CDS encoding sulfurtransferase, which codes for MSNSDYAKDVLVSADWVESHLDEFQSDDSAYRLVEVDVDTEAYDDSHAPGAIGFNWESQLQDQTTRDVLTKEDFEDLLGSHGISEDSTVVLYGDNSNWFAAYTYWQFKYYGHEDVRLMNGGRDYWVDNDYPTTDEVPSYPEQDYAAKGPYEEIRAYRDDVQKAVDKGLPLVDVRSPEEFSGEILAPPGLQETAQRGGHVPGASNISWAATVNDDGTFKSAEELGDLYAAEGIEGGESTIAYCRIGERSSIAWFALHELLGYDNVTNYDGSWTEWGNLVGAPVEKGN